One Sulfurovum sp. TSL1 DNA segment encodes these proteins:
- the acpS gene encoding holo-ACP synthase translates to MKIGTDIVEIHRIERALTQFGDKFKQRFLTPQEIELVEKTASIAGFWAAKEAISKALGCGIGSELSFHDILITKNGRGAPEFRLSEKAQKKHRIKASSLSISHDGGFAIAVAVISQ, encoded by the coding sequence ATGAAAATAGGAACAGATATCGTAGAGATCCATAGGATTGAGAGAGCATTGACACAATTTGGGGATAAATTCAAACAACGTTTTTTGACCCCACAAGAGATCGAGCTCGTAGAAAAGACAGCATCCATAGCAGGATTTTGGGCAGCGAAAGAGGCTATTTCAAAAGCATTGGGCTGCGGCATTGGCAGTGAACTTTCATTTCATGATATACTCATCACCAAAAATGGCCGTGGCGCACCTGAATTCAGACTCAGTGAAAAAGCACAAAAAAAACACCGGATCAAAGCATCTTCACTCTCCATCAGTCATGATGGCGGATTTGCGATCGCCGTTGCAGTCATTAGCCAATGA
- the radA gene encoding DNA repair protein RadA, whose protein sequence is MAKKKTLFECQACGFQSPRWMGKCTSCDQWETMVELSADQIKFLKETSSSSASGSSLPKAKPITQIEEDNIVRFTSGSGELDLVLGGGIVPGSLTLIGGSPGVGKSTLLLKIAGNLARASKKVLYVSGEESAGQIKLRANRLEANHENLFLLPEISLGSVLSEIGNHAYELIVIDSIQTLYSDETPSAPGSVTQVRTITFELMRIAKSLQIPIFIIGHITKDGSIAGPRVLEHMVDTVLYFEGDTNSDLRLLRGFKNRFGATNEVGIFEMNKEGLNDAKSMAGKFFNKEHLQSGSALTVIMEGSRPIIVEVQALVSESYGHPKRSSTGFDNNRLGMLLALLEKKLDLPLGTYDVFINVSGGIKIHEPSADLAIIAAILSSYRDRKLSAETLFLGEVSLTGEIREVSGLAQRLKEIETQGFTKAVIPNKPLEKTNIKCFIADEVSKVVEWM, encoded by the coding sequence ATGGCAAAGAAAAAAACATTATTTGAGTGTCAGGCATGTGGATTTCAATCTCCAAGATGGATGGGGAAGTGTACTTCATGCGATCAGTGGGAGACAATGGTCGAACTGAGCGCTGATCAAATTAAATTTTTGAAAGAGACTTCAAGTTCCAGCGCTTCAGGTTCATCACTCCCCAAAGCAAAACCGATCACACAGATAGAAGAAGACAATATCGTCCGTTTTACTTCAGGAAGCGGAGAACTGGACCTGGTACTGGGAGGGGGCATAGTTCCGGGTTCACTGACCCTTATAGGAGGCAGCCCGGGTGTAGGAAAATCCACCCTTTTGCTTAAGATTGCAGGGAACCTGGCCAGAGCATCAAAAAAGGTCTTATACGTCTCAGGAGAAGAGTCTGCCGGACAGATCAAACTAAGGGCCAACAGACTGGAAGCCAACCATGAAAACCTTTTTCTGCTCCCCGAGATCAGTCTTGGCTCTGTCCTTTCAGAGATCGGCAATCACGCCTATGAACTTATCGTCATAGACTCCATACAAACCCTCTACTCTGATGAAACACCCTCTGCACCCGGTTCAGTCACACAGGTGCGTACGATCACGTTTGAACTGATGCGTATCGCGAAGTCTTTGCAGATACCTATCTTTATCATCGGGCATATCACTAAAGACGGTTCCATCGCAGGACCCAGGGTCCTTGAACATATGGTAGATACGGTGCTCTATTTCGAAGGAGATACGAACTCCGATCTTCGCCTACTGCGCGGTTTTAAAAACCGTTTTGGTGCGACCAATGAAGTGGGTATATTTGAGATGAACAAAGAGGGCTTGAACGATGCAAAAAGTATGGCCGGCAAATTTTTCAACAAAGAGCATCTCCAGTCAGGTTCAGCACTCACTGTCATCATGGAGGGAAGCCGTCCCATTATCGTAGAGGTACAGGCACTGGTTTCAGAATCCTATGGACATCCTAAAAGAAGTTCTACCGGTTTTGACAACAACCGTCTGGGTATGCTTTTGGCGCTACTCGAAAAGAAACTTGATCTTCCCCTTGGTACCTATGATGTCTTTATCAATGTCTCAGGAGGGATCAAGATCCATGAACCTTCTGCAGACCTTGCGATCATCGCAGCCATCTTAAGCAGCTACAGAGACAGGAAACTGAGTGCAGAGACGCTTTTTCTGGGTGAAGTCAGTCTTACGGGTGAGATACGTGAAGTCTCCGGACTCGCGCAACGGCTCAAAGAGATCGAGACACAAGGGTTTACAAAAGCTGTCATACCCAACAAACCGCTTGAAAAAACAAACATCAAATGTTTTATAGCCGATGAAGTCTCTAAAGTAGTTGAGTGGATGTAA
- a CDS encoding lysophospholipid acyltransferase family protein → MTLNTIKQLFYGLYLTNSFGYRLSKINDPMEVKRLRLAYSQAQLDALQISVKVENPEKLPQEGQYLIVANHRSIIDPPIIEVALKHTKIFGPWISKKELYNSFFFGLFVRNAGSILLDREKSQMSGFFAETKEAVKRGESIFIFPEGTRNKTDKALTTFKEGSRLIALKNRLPILPLYIKTDADKVLKNALNDSKLAQEVTIVIGDVIDYKEKTSLETMYRKMFSLEEEQTA, encoded by the coding sequence GTGACACTGAATACCATTAAACAGCTTTTTTACGGTCTTTATCTGACAAACAGTTTTGGATATCGATTAAGCAAAATCAATGACCCCATGGAAGTGAAAAGATTAAGGCTTGCATATTCGCAGGCACAGCTTGATGCTTTACAGATTTCCGTGAAGGTTGAAAATCCGGAAAAACTGCCTCAAGAGGGACAATACCTTATTGTGGCCAATCATAGAAGTATCATTGATCCCCCAATTATAGAAGTCGCACTGAAGCATACAAAGATCTTCGGTCCGTGGATCTCAAAAAAAGAGCTTTATAACTCCTTCTTCTTTGGACTGTTTGTCCGTAATGCAGGTTCGATACTCCTTGACAGAGAAAAGAGCCAGATGAGTGGTTTTTTTGCTGAGACAAAAGAAGCGGTCAAACGCGGAGAGTCCATTTTTATCTTTCCTGAAGGTACACGAAATAAAACGGATAAAGCGTTGACAACATTCAAAGAGGGGTCTCGTTTGATCGCTTTGAAAAACCGTTTACCTATCTTGCCTCTATATATTAAAACAGATGCGGACAAGGTATTGAAAAATGCATTAAATGACAGTAAATTGGCACAGGAAGTGACCATCGTCATCGGAGATGTCATAGACTACAAAGAGAAAACAAGCCTTGAGACCATGTACCGTAAAATGTTCTCTCTCGAGGAAGAGCAAACTGCCTAA
- the ftsY gene encoding signal recognition particle-docking protein FtsY: MFNLLKKVLGKTSDAIKDVAPTKRKEIPKDEFEDILLEADVHYELVEKILNGLPDKINRIQAFNSLISVFQYKADFKESDAKPFVEMIIGVNGAGKTTTISKLAYRYKQEGKKVMLGAGDTFRAAAIEQLTRWADKLEVPIIATQQGHDPSAVVFDAIESAKAKDYDNIIIDTAGRLHTQTNLSEELKKMIRVAGKALDGAPHRKMLILDGTQGSSSINQAKAFNEMIGIDGIIITKLDGTAKGGSVLSIADELKMPIFYIGTGEQPKDLIRFKANEYINTILDEIFI, encoded by the coding sequence ATGTTTAATTTACTAAAAAAAGTATTGGGTAAAACCAGTGACGCGATCAAAGATGTTGCACCAACGAAACGAAAAGAGATCCCCAAAGATGAATTTGAAGATATCCTGCTTGAAGCGGATGTACATTATGAACTTGTAGAAAAAATATTGAACGGATTGCCGGACAAGATCAATAGGATCCAGGCATTCAACTCGCTTATCTCGGTTTTTCAGTATAAAGCGGACTTCAAAGAGAGCGATGCCAAACCTTTTGTAGAGATGATCATAGGTGTCAACGGTGCAGGAAAGACAACGACCATTTCCAAACTGGCATATCGCTACAAACAAGAGGGTAAAAAGGTGATGCTGGGGGCAGGAGATACTTTCCGTGCTGCGGCGATAGAACAGCTTACAAGATGGGCTGACAAGTTAGAGGTCCCTATTATTGCGACACAACAGGGGCATGACCCTTCTGCTGTGGTCTTTGATGCGATAGAGTCTGCTAAAGCCAAAGATTATGATAACATCATCATTGACACGGCAGGAAGACTCCACACACAGACCAACCTGAGTGAAGAGCTCAAAAAAATGATCCGTGTCGCAGGTAAGGCACTGGATGGTGCGCCGCACCGTAAAATGCTCATTCTGGATGGAACTCAAGGGAGTTCTTCCATCAACCAGGCCAAAGCATTCAATGAAATGATCGGGATCGACGGCATCATTATTACAAAACTTGACGGTACCGCCAAAGGTGGTTCAGTACTCAGTATCGCGGATGAACTAAAAATGCCTATCTTTTACATCGGTACGGGCGAACAGCCCAAAGACCTTATTCGGTTCAAGGCGAATGAATATATCAATACGATACTCGACGAGATCTTTATTTAG
- a CDS encoding TlpA disulfide reductase family protein: MHKKTAALLSLLLLLLIILIIFIWKEEKQPESTPLPTENTTEVIVKKDTPVQESVLPKIKSSLPETPSTVFTLINTKVKSHKVAISDKKVIFQDTTQPIVIVNLFATWCPPCIGEIPYLNDLQKKYKEELFVIGILTHDTITQDALGSFMAKNQINYFISNGTENDTFADHLATTLDLPKNFSIPLTVMYVGGEYFTHYEGAVPVEMIDYDIQQAKKQLETR, from the coding sequence GTGCATAAAAAAACAGCTGCGCTGCTTTCATTATTACTATTACTGCTCATTATTTTGATCATCTTCATCTGGAAAGAAGAGAAGCAACCGGAATCCACCCCTCTTCCCACTGAGAACACGACCGAAGTGATTGTGAAAAAAGATACACCGGTACAAGAAAGTGTGCTTCCAAAAATCAAGTCATCGCTACCGGAAACACCCTCAACGGTCTTTACGCTCATCAACACGAAAGTGAAAAGTCATAAAGTTGCCATCTCTGACAAAAAGGTCATTTTTCAAGATACGACACAGCCGATTGTCATTGTCAATCTTTTTGCCACTTGGTGTCCGCCCTGTATCGGAGAAATACCCTATTTGAACGATCTTCAGAAAAAATACAAAGAAGAGCTTTTTGTCATAGGTATACTTACCCATGACACGATCACACAAGATGCATTGGGGAGCTTTATGGCAAAAAACCAGATCAATTATTTTATCTCCAACGGTACAGAAAACGATACCTTTGCAGATCATCTGGCAACAACACTCGACCTGCCTAAGAACTTTTCCATTCCACTTACAGTGATGTATGTGGGAGGAGAGTACTTTACGCATTATGAAGGTGCCGTTCCCGTCGAGATGATAGACTACGATATACAACAAGCCAAAAAACAACTAGAAACAAGGTAA
- a CDS encoding 5-formyltetrahydrofolate cyclo-ligase, whose translation MNRWMSMTKEAKKKRFRCESLERLKRVSGCGSYKKDKTIVHALYQYIVENKAHTVMLYIPLGTEVNIYPLIQRLRREKKLLYVPFMEGTSFRLVKYRLPLKKKKFGIKEPNDSKQYRKKNIDIAIVPIVGVDVTLRRVGFGKGMYDRFYEKQKRYINKTVFVARELCYSEEIITDDYDVKADMIITA comes from the coding sequence ATGAATAGATGGATGAGTATGACAAAAGAGGCTAAAAAAAAGAGATTTAGATGTGAGAGCCTGGAACGATTAAAGAGGGTTTCCGGGTGTGGCAGTTATAAAAAAGATAAGACCATAGTGCATGCACTGTATCAATATATTGTGGAAAACAAAGCTCACACGGTGATGCTTTATATCCCTTTAGGAACAGAGGTGAATATCTATCCTCTCATACAGAGATTGCGTAGAGAAAAGAAACTGCTCTATGTACCATTTATGGAAGGTACAAGTTTTAGGCTGGTAAAATATAGGCTTCCACTAAAGAAAAAGAAGTTTGGGATCAAAGAACCCAACGATTCAAAACAATACAGAAAAAAAAATATAGATATCGCTATCGTACCTATCGTGGGAGTAGATGTGACACTGAGACGTGTTGGATTCGGAAAAGGTATGTATGATAGATTTTATGAAAAACAGAAGAGATATATCAACAAAACAGTTTTTGTAGCGCGTGAATTGTGTTACAGCGAAGAGATCATAACAGACGATTATGATGTGAAGGCAGACATGATCATTACCGCTTAA
- the rny gene encoding ribonuclease Y, with protein sequence MLGIIGVSGIAGAVMGTGVCYLWLKKSTKNKFSYIESEARAKAKAIEKETELLLKSAHVKIKENELEQEREFQQRVAKVDERHRTLILKTKELTSKEESLRLLEKRVLEKETQLEKLEKRKQEEIVKTVDKMQHIASLTQEEAKAYILEKVEEQSRADVANIVRKYEQMAKEEGERKANYILAQATTRYAGDFAGERLINLVNLPSDEHKGRIIGKEGRNIKTLEMLLGVDIVIDETPGVILVSSFNLYRRAIATRVIEILVEDGRIHPGRIEEVHAKVEAEFEQKTYEEGENILIDLGLFPMHEELVKLLGRMKYRASYGQNALAHTLEVAKLARVMAAEMGGDEKLALRAGLLHDIGKALTQDLGGSHVDIGVELCRKHGEHPTVINAIYAHHGYEEPDSVESAAVCAADKLSAARPGARREVLESFTKRVKEVEDIALNKEYVTQAYAINAGREIRVFVNAQKMNDNETVLLSKEIAKEIQEKVQYPGEIKVNVIRETRAVNYAK encoded by the coding sequence ATGTTAGGGATAATAGGCGTTTCCGGTATCGCGGGCGCAGTTATGGGCACAGGTGTGTGTTACCTGTGGTTAAAAAAGAGCACGAAGAATAAATTTTCATATATAGAATCAGAAGCAAGAGCCAAGGCCAAAGCGATAGAGAAAGAGACGGAACTTTTACTTAAATCTGCGCATGTAAAGATCAAAGAGAACGAGTTGGAACAAGAGCGTGAATTTCAACAGCGTGTGGCTAAGGTAGATGAACGTCACCGTACTCTGATATTGAAAACCAAAGAGCTGACTTCTAAAGAAGAGAGCCTAAGACTCTTGGAAAAGAGAGTCTTGGAAAAAGAGACCCAGTTAGAAAAACTTGAGAAACGAAAACAAGAAGAGATCGTCAAAACGGTAGATAAAATGCAGCATATCGCCTCTTTGACACAAGAGGAAGCCAAAGCGTATATCTTAGAAAAGGTGGAAGAGCAGAGCCGTGCAGATGTTGCCAATATCGTACGTAAGTATGAGCAGATGGCAAAAGAAGAGGGTGAACGCAAAGCCAATTATATTTTGGCACAGGCTACAACACGTTATGCGGGTGACTTTGCAGGGGAGCGTCTTATCAACCTTGTGAATTTACCTAGTGATGAGCACAAAGGACGCATCATCGGCAAAGAGGGCCGGAATATCAAGACACTGGAGATGCTCTTAGGGGTAGATATCGTGATAGATGAAACACCGGGTGTGATCCTTGTAAGCAGTTTTAATCTCTATCGAAGGGCAATTGCAACCAGGGTGATAGAGATACTGGTAGAAGATGGACGCATACATCCGGGCCGTATAGAAGAGGTCCATGCAAAAGTGGAAGCGGAGTTTGAACAAAAAACGTATGAAGAGGGCGAAAATATACTGATAGATCTAGGGCTTTTCCCTATGCATGAAGAGCTTGTGAAACTTTTGGGCCGTATGAAATACAGAGCCAGCTATGGACAGAATGCTCTGGCACATACCTTGGAGGTAGCCAAACTTGCACGTGTCATGGCAGCGGAGATGGGCGGAGATGAAAAACTTGCGCTTCGTGCCGGTCTCTTGCATGATATCGGCAAGGCACTGACACAGGACCTGGGGGGTTCTCATGTAGATATAGGTGTAGAGCTTTGTCGTAAACATGGGGAACACCCTACGGTCATCAATGCGATCTATGCCCATCATGGATATGAAGAACCAGACTCTGTAGAGAGTGCTGCGGTGTGTGCTGCAGATAAACTCTCTGCAGCAAGACCTGGGGCCAGAAGAGAGGTGCTTGAAAGCTTTACAAAGCGGGTGAAAGAGGTTGAAGACATTGCGCTAAATAAGGAGTATGTCACGCAAGCCTATGCCATTAATGCGGGTAGAGAGATACGTGTATTTGTCAATGCCCAGAAGATGAATGACAATGAAACCGTACTGTTGAGTAAAGAAATTGCCAAAGAGATACAAGAAAAAGTACAGTATCCCGGTGAAATAAAAGTGAATGTGATCCGCGAAACCCGTGCTGTGAATTATGCAAAGTAA
- a CDS encoding peptidylprolyl isomerase, with translation MKKILVAILLIGLAVQAYAKDTIVVLETNVGKIELKMYPEVAPLAVENFTTHVKNGYYNGLIFHRIIKGFMIQGGDPTGTGRGGESIWKKDFEDEFAPNVVFDRPMLLAMANRGPKTNGSQFFITLAPTPWLNGKHTIFGEVVSGEEAVRKMENVSTGRGDRPMFDQMIKKAYIKQ, from the coding sequence ATGAAGAAAATTTTAGTGGCGATACTATTGATAGGTTTGGCTGTTCAAGCCTATGCAAAAGATACGATTGTGGTACTTGAAACCAATGTAGGAAAAATAGAATTAAAAATGTATCCTGAGGTGGCACCGCTTGCGGTTGAAAACTTTACCACACATGTGAAAAACGGTTATTATAACGGGCTTATTTTCCATAGGATCATTAAAGGTTTTATGATCCAGGGAGGTGACCCTACAGGTACGGGTAGAGGCGGTGAGTCTATCTGGAAAAAAGATTTTGAAGATGAATTCGCACCCAATGTGGTATTTGACAGACCGATGTTGTTGGCTATGGCAAACCGCGGGCCTAAAACAAACGGAAGTCAGTTTTTCATTACACTTGCACCCACCCCTTGGTTAAACGGTAAACATACGATCTTCGGTGAAGTGGTGTCGGGTGAAGAAGCGGTACGTAAGATGGAAAATGTTTCTACGGGCAGAGGGGACAGACCCATGTTCGATCAGATGATCAAAAAAGCATACATAAAACAATAG
- the cmoB gene encoding tRNA 5-methoxyuridine(34)/uridine 5-oxyacetic acid(34) synthase CmoB codes for MDLNSLREERKKWLTWKNITPFQEAIGSLKTYEDVEVKLGDRVEVQIKDLTPQDARQIKETALLMKPWRKGPFQINDLFIDAEWQSQIKYNLLEPHFNLKGKIVGDIGCNNGYYLFRMLSQSPKKLIGFDPSAIYYSQFQFINHFIKSDIVYELLGVEHVEFYEHKFDTLFCLGVLYHRSDPVAMLKSLFKGLHKGGELILDTFMIDGEGEMCLTPRDRYSKIPNIYFVPTVNALKNWCFRAGFETVEVLEIMKTEPTEQRKTEWIETQSLEDFLDPDDHTKTVEGYPAPKRVYIKAMKSL; via the coding sequence ATGGATTTAAACAGTTTAAGGGAAGAGCGTAAGAAATGGCTTACGTGGAAAAATATCACACCTTTTCAGGAAGCCATCGGATCGCTTAAAACGTATGAGGATGTTGAGGTAAAGCTTGGAGACAGGGTCGAAGTTCAGATCAAGGACCTCACCCCCCAGGATGCCCGGCAGATAAAAGAAACGGCACTTTTGATGAAGCCCTGGCGAAAAGGGCCGTTTCAGATCAATGATCTGTTTATAGACGCTGAATGGCAAAGCCAGATCAAATACAATCTGCTTGAACCGCATTTCAACCTGAAAGGCAAGATCGTTGGTGACATAGGATGCAACAATGGGTATTACCTGTTCCGTATGTTGTCTCAGTCACCTAAAAAACTGATAGGTTTTGATCCCTCTGCGATCTACTATTCACAGTTTCAGTTCATCAACCATTTTATCAAGTCTGATATTGTGTATGAACTTTTGGGGGTAGAACATGTGGAGTTCTACGAACATAAGTTCGATACACTGTTCTGTTTGGGAGTGCTCTATCACAGGTCCGACCCTGTCGCCATGCTGAAATCACTTTTTAAAGGACTCCATAAAGGCGGGGAACTCATTTTAGATACCTTTATGATAGACGGTGAAGGTGAGATGTGTCTGACACCCAGAGACCGTTATTCAAAAATACCGAATATCTATTTTGTCCCTACGGTCAATGCTTTAAAGAACTGGTGCTTCAGGGCAGGGTTTGAAACCGTTGAAGTGTTGGAGATCATGAAAACAGAACCTACTGAACAGAGAAAAACAGAATGGATAGAGACACAAAGCCTGGAAGATTTCCTGGACCCTGATGACCATACAAAGACCGTCGAGGGGTACCCTGCACCTAAAAGAGTCTACATAAAGGCAATGAAATCACTTTAA
- a CDS encoding winged helix-turn-helix domain-containing protein, producing the protein MRILTVGFNDEYVKELEKELDKYFICIVDNAKDMYDATNFTDFRHYELVVIVDEGVKFSLERYVNEVKKKKSETKIMILTNNVKAQSAFFSLGVDDVIYQHGEYPDLIAARVLANMRHLFGTQVNIDKLVIDIANKKIEYDEKIVSLNGKTFDILAYLALRKQRVFSKDEIINALWEEPEYVSDNTVEVAINQIRKRLKSILGFQVIHTVRRRGYKFSY; encoded by the coding sequence ATGAGAATATTAACGGTAGGTTTCAACGATGAGTACGTTAAAGAACTTGAAAAAGAGTTAGACAAATACTTTATTTGTATTGTTGACAATGCAAAAGATATGTATGATGCAACCAACTTTACAGACTTTAGACACTATGAGCTGGTTGTGATCGTGGATGAAGGTGTAAAGTTTTCACTTGAACGATATGTGAATGAAGTCAAAAAGAAAAAGAGTGAAACGAAGATCATGATCTTGACAAATAATGTCAAAGCACAATCTGCTTTCTTCTCTTTGGGTGTCGATGATGTGATCTATCAACACGGTGAATACCCTGATCTTATCGCGGCAAGAGTGTTGGCAAATATGAGACATCTGTTCGGTACACAGGTAAACATCGATAAACTTGTGATCGATATCGCAAACAAAAAGATCGAATATGACGAGAAGATCGTTTCTCTCAATGGCAAGACATTTGATATCCTGGCATACCTTGCACTTCGTAAACAACGTGTTTTTTCGAAAGATGAGATCATCAATGCTCTTTGGGAAGAGCCTGAGTATGTCAGTGATAACACGGTTGAAGTGGCGATCAATCAGATCAGAAAAAGACTGAAAAGCATTTTGGGTTTCCAAGTCATCCATACAGTACGAAGACGCGGGTACAAGTTCTCCTACTAG
- a CDS encoding hotdog domain-containing protein: MQLNTHLNINTSLCGKVTKLQENYAEVLLHTTRQMAADMQGLVHGGFIFGAADYAAMSAVNDPYVVLGASSSKFIAPVKVGDAVLCKASVVNSQGKKAEVEVEAFVNGKLVFEGSFTTFVLPSHVLG, from the coding sequence ATGCAACTGAATACCCATCTAAATATCAATACATCACTTTGCGGAAAAGTGACAAAGCTTCAGGAAAATTATGCAGAAGTACTGCTGCATACCACACGACAAATGGCGGCGGATATGCAGGGGTTGGTACATGGCGGTTTCATCTTCGGTGCAGCAGATTATGCAGCCATGTCTGCAGTGAATGATCCTTATGTGGTCCTGGGTGCTTCAAGTTCGAAGTTTATAGCACCTGTAAAGGTCGGTGACGCAGTCCTATGTAAAGCTTCGGTTGTCAATAGTCAAGGCAAGAAAGCCGAGGTAGAAGTAGAGGCATTTGTCAATGGAAAGTTAGTCTTTGAAGGCAGCTTTACAACATTTGTATTGCCTTCGCATGTCTTAGGCTAA
- a CDS encoding MBL fold metallo-hydrolase yields MQIKIQPMGAYQTNCYIATVEGKDFIIDPGMGATQWVLDNVTNPVAILNTHGHFDHVWSNAEVQEKLRLPIYCPKGDVFMLTDDPLEQGTPPSEPDHIIVGDEELTIEGVKIKYRHFPGHTPGCSIIEIDDVWFSGDFLFEQSIGRWDFPSSSGEAMVKSLEKALTIEGDYTIYPGHGMSTTLKAEQRVIPFWIEQVKRTL; encoded by the coding sequence ATGCAAATCAAAATACAACCTATGGGCGCTTACCAGACCAACTGTTACATTGCAACCGTTGAGGGAAAAGATTTTATTATAGACCCCGGTATGGGTGCGACCCAGTGGGTTCTTGACAATGTCACCAATCCCGTCGCTATACTTAACACCCATGGCCACTTCGACCATGTATGGTCAAATGCGGAGGTCCAGGAGAAACTGAGGCTTCCTATCTATTGTCCCAAAGGGGATGTTTTTATGCTTACAGACGATCCTCTTGAACAAGGTACGCCTCCAAGTGAACCGGACCATATCATCGTAGGTGATGAAGAACTGACCATTGAAGGGGTAAAGATCAAATACCGTCACTTTCCGGGGCATACGCCTGGCTGTTCCATCATAGAGATCGATGATGTATGGTTCAGTGGGGACTTTCTTTTTGAACAGAGTATTGGAAGATGGGATTTCCCTTCATCAAGCGGAGAAGCAATGGTGAAGAGTTTAGAAAAAGCGCTCACGATAGAAGGCGATTATACGATCTATCCCGGCCATGGGATGAGCACGACCCTCAAAGCAGAACAAAGGGTCATACCTTTTTGGATAGAGCAGGTAAAGAGGACGCTTTGA
- a CDS encoding ferritin-like domain-containing protein, giving the protein MNIFSLLERAIMSDDILLKEELTVQCLAYCTQNEIRCDDDFTPLLFSKPSYASKCHIVDPRELPARKDFESQEGLATLVHAIAHIEYSAIDLALDAVYRYPQMPSDYKVDWLEVASDEIRHFQMLQRLLEELGYTYGDFPVHCGLFDAAEHSAENILDRMAIIPRYYEASGLDVSPQIIKKLDNKRKNPNVKKLIDALQLIYDEEIDHVYKGDKWFKYLCKEAGKKEGSEEEVYFEILERYKLLSKHRPYVNVQARKEAGFSCAEIKKLGAKECS; this is encoded by the coding sequence ATGAATATATTTAGTCTATTAGAACGTGCCATTATGAGTGATGATATTCTTTTAAAAGAGGAGTTGACCGTTCAATGTTTGGCATATTGTACCCAAAATGAAATAAGGTGTGATGATGATTTTACGCCGCTATTATTTTCAAAACCCTCCTATGCCTCCAAATGTCACATTGTAGATCCCCGGGAGTTGCCTGCCAGAAAAGATTTTGAGAGTCAAGAGGGATTGGCTACATTGGTACATGCCATTGCACATATAGAGTATTCTGCCATCGATCTGGCATTGGATGCGGTCTATCGTTATCCTCAGATGCCCAGCGACTATAAAGTGGATTGGCTTGAAGTAGCCAGTGACGAGATACGGCACTTTCAAATGCTGCAGCGTCTGTTGGAAGAACTTGGATATACCTATGGGGATTTTCCTGTACACTGTGGACTGTTTGATGCGGCAGAGCATAGTGCAGAGAATATTTTGGACCGCATGGCGATCATTCCGCGTTACTATGAAGCATCAGGTCTGGATGTCAGTCCCCAGATCATTAAAAAACTGGACAACAAGCGTAAAAACCCCAATGTGAAAAAACTGATAGATGCGCTGCAACTCATTTATGATGAAGAGATAGACCATGTCTATAAGGGTGATAAATGGTTTAAATATCTTTGTAAAGAAGCAGGAAAGAAAGAAGGGAGCGAAGAAGAGGTCTATTTTGAGATACTTGAACGTTATAAATTGCTCTCGAAACACCGTCCCTATGTCAATGTGCAAGCAAGAAAAGAGGCAGGGTTCTCCTGTGCTGAGATCAAAAAACTGGGTGCGAAGGAGTGCTCTTGA